GCTGCGAAGGAACAGAGTCAGGTTAACTGGGGAATGgggcaatgctttttttttccaggatgtTCTAGCCTTGCAGAGAAGCGGTCTACCTGCTTTGTTGCAAGTTTTCATGTTATCTCAGAATAACATGACTCTGCACCTGGGCCCTCCACCTGGGCCCTGAGTGTCTTGCTGCCTTGGTTGACCTACCTAGCCTGTCTCAGTGTGAGTCAAGTTGCGTGCACAGCCTGAaatgaaggcatttctttaacCTTTTGCCAAAACAAGTAATGATGCTGAGAAGAATGAGACTGTTTCTGTACTATTCAGACTCACAAGTTGATGTGAGCAGACTGTCACTGAATGTTAccccttgtgccggtttgaatgtattgtgtcccccaaatgccattatctttgtggtcttgtgggacagaccttttggtgctggttagatttgcttggaatgtgccccacccagctgtgggtggtgacttcggtgggatactcctatggaggtgtgaccccacccattcagggtgggccttgatcagtggagccatataaaacatgctgactcaaagagactgaacggagtgcagctgtgagtgacgttttgaagagaagcaagcttgctagagaggaacgtcctgggagaaagccattttgaaaccagaacttaggagcagatgccagccacatgccttcccagctaacagaagttttccggatgccattggccatcctccagtgaaggtacccgattactgatgtgttaccttggacacttcatggccttaagactgtaactgtgtagctaaataaaccccctttttataaaagccaatccatctctggtgttttgcattctgcagcattagcaaactagaacaccctagATGACAGGCAACATGCCATATTTGTGCAGTAGGAAGAGACCACAGGACTTCTGCAATGTCTACAGACAATCCCATACAGCACAGGTACTTGTTTAATTATTTAGAGAGGAAAGCTGGGAGTGGTGACATATTGTATTCATGCTTCCAATGGCACATTCCAACTGTCACATGAGTATAGACACCCTAATATTTCTTTATCCAATCACTGCATTAACATTCATCTTATTAGAGGACAAAAAAACAAGTAAGTTTGAACTGACATGAGGAAACACGTGAAAACTTGCTTCCTTAAAGTTATTCTCAACAAGCCAAAAAAGGGAGGAGAGGAAATGGCACAAATGgtgatgaaaataagaacacttactcttacaaagttaaattactgaatgaaaacaaatttcCTTCATCATGATAACAAAGAAGCAGGATAAGAAGCCAACCAACAAATAATCACACTACAAATAATCACACTGAAACTCTTTGTCCTACAACTCCCTAAAAAAAGGAGATCTCACTACTAATTAAAACTTTCTCATACTCAGGGTCTTTCTCAGGGCAAGTTTAACATCTTTGTTCCTCAAGCTGTAGATTAAGGGGTTCACCATGGGAACTACATTGGTATAAAAAATAGGTTTTCTCCACATTCATAGACTCTGCAGATGATGGCTGGAGATACACAAATGCACTTGAtccaaagaagagagaaacaggCATTATGTGGGGACTGCAGGTGCTGAAGGCTTTGGACCTGACCTTAGTGGAATTTATATGAAGGATGCTGCAGAGAATGAAACCATAGGAGATAAAGATGGTGAGACTGTGCACAGTGATATTGATTCCCCCCACAATGAACAACACCAGCTCCCTGACATAGGTGCCTGTGCAGGAGACCTGAAGCAAAGAGAGAATGCCACAGACATAATGGTTGATGGTATTGGTATCACAGAAGGTCAGTCTCGGCATGCATCCAGTATGGGCCATAGCAGTAGAAAACAACATCAAGTAAGAACCAAAAATAAGTGTGGAGAACACTTTAGGGGACATGGCCATGTTATACAAGAATggattacagatggccacataacAATCATAGGCCATTGAAGTCAGCACATAGCACTCAGAGACACCAAAAAAGCAGAAGTAGAGCTGGGTCATGCACATCCGGAAGGAGATAAAATTCTTATTTGATATGAAGTTGATCAGCATTTTtggtgaaaaaacaaaagaataacagAGGTCTATGAAGGACaagttaaagagaaaaaagtacatgggggtgtgaaggtgGGAATTCAGCCCAATTAGAATTACCAAGCCCAAGTTTCCCTGCACACTGATAACATACATTGCAAGGAACAGTAAGAACAGAAGGAATTGGAGACCAGGGTGGTCTGTTAAACCCAACAGAATGAATTGAGTCACAAAAGAGACATTTCCAGGAGCCATTCTGCTCTGTGGCATCtgtgcagattaaaaaaaaaggcttgcaTTAGAGGGCAACACAGTTCTACCCATAAAATCTCCTCCCACGTGAGGGGGCTGTACAGTAGGAATGTCTGAGACTAGCCCATCCTGGACCCAAAGAATCTGACTTTTCACCTAATGAAAAGTGACACAGATTTCCCGGTATTACAGTCCTTAAATCTAAATATGGTACAGAACACCTACATCTCATCTCACAGATTGAAGGCCAGGCCGGGGCTACCAGGTAAAACTATGACTACaggaaaaacaaagggaaaagacagaagaaagacagATGAGGACAGAAtccttttccatcatttcaatcaCTCTGTATTCTCATGAACCCTCCTCTCAGGTTAACACTGGAGGAAAGGACCTGGCAACCTGGAGCTGCCTCTCATGCAGATTACACACTGCGTGAACCATGAACATTGTTTCAAGATCAAAACTGATGGTACAGAGTCCAGGAGAAGCCCAGCAGCCGGCCAAGTCACAGAGTAAAAGCATTTCTAGAGAAGTGAGAGCTGCCTTCCTGCAGAAGGAACCTAAACACTGAGATATGGGAATCCTGAGGACCTGTGTCTCTGAACATTCCTTGCTCTCTCCTAAAAC
This genomic stretch from Choloepus didactylus isolate mChoDid1 chromosome 6, mChoDid1.pri, whole genome shotgun sequence harbors:
- the LOC119536407 gene encoding olfactory receptor 147-like, which encodes MYVISVQGNLGLVILIGLNSHLHTPMYFFLFNLSFIDLCYSFVFSPKMLINFISNKNFISFRMCMTQLYFCFFGVSECYVLTSMAYDCYVAICNPFLYNMAMSPKVFSTLIFGSYLMLFSTAMAHTGCMPRLTFCDTNTINHYVCGILSLLQVSCTGTYVRELVLFIVGGINITVHSLTIFISYGFILCSILHINSTKVRSKAFSTCSPHIMPVSLFFGSSAFVYLQPSSAESMNVEKTYFLYQCSSHGEPLNLQLEEQRC